From the Pirellulales bacterium genome, the window CAAGCAGTTAGCGATTCAAGAGATCGTGCGTATTGCGAACAAGCTCAATTTCAAGTTCAACGCCAAGCAGTACGAAGAGTATGCCCTCATGCTCTGTTCGCGCAATGCCAAAACGAACTGCCCGATTTCGGACGAAGAGCTGATCCGCGTGGCTTGCGGCAACTGCTAGAAGCAGGCCGCTTACGGTTCACATTCGCAAGTATGTTTACCGCAGAGCGTGGCCGGAAAGTTCGAGCGATTAATGGCCGTCGGCCGCCCATGTTTTCGTGTGGCGGTCGGCGGCCGATTTCTTTATCGGGTTATTTGGTAGCGGATGATTGCGACGGCTCGGCATGCGGAAGAGAAAGCTAGGATTGGCGCCGGTCGTCAGATCCACGCTTTCGCCTGACGGGAGAGGAAACGCGTCGGTCGTGCTGTACAGGTCGTAACTGCCGTTTTCTGTTCGATAATGGAACGATTGGCCGTCGGTTGGGTCGAGCGGTACTTCGCTGAGAAACTCAGGCACGAGCTGGGCCAAGTCCGCGGGATAGACGCCGTGCCTGTGGTGATATTGCTCGACAGCGACGGCCACTAAGGCTAGCCGGCGCACGAGTTCGGCCCGGGAAACGGCATTGATCGCGGCCATGAAGGTTGGCCCGATTCCGCCCGAAAGCACGTGCCAGTGCGAGTTGTTGCCCTGGTACTTCAATTCAATGAGCGTGCTGTCGCTCAGCATGTCGGGCCAAGGCTTTTCGGTTGCGTCTAGATAATCGTTGACAACATCCAGATAACGGGATTTATCCGGTGCGCTGGTGATTTTCATCAGGATATTGGTCGCCCGCGGATGGGCCGACGAAATGTTCTCAAGCGTTGCTAGCCCAAAGACACGCTCTCCCATGAAGGCCGGCCGCAGGCCGCGGTGAAAATCGATGCCCGCCAGGATGTCATGCACCCGTGCCAAGGCGTCGTCGGAATAGGGAATGCTGCCGAGCGTAGATTTCAGCTCGTGCGCGGCCGAGCCGAACATCGCCAACCGCACCAACTGCGAAATGATCAGCGGTTCGTTTGCCAGCGATCGCTGCAGGGTCAAGCCTGCAGTGACCGCTTCAATGGCGCCTTGTGCATCGCCGGAGTGTGCCCGCACGTTGGATTCGAGACGCAACACGCGCGCTGCGCAGCGCAACGGACTGGCGTAATTCAACACGGCGCCGACCGCGTCGGGCGTAGTCACGCCGGGAAAGCGCGCCAGGCAGCCGAGCGCTGCTGCTTCGTGCAACTGCCGCACGGAAGTGGCGTTATCAGTGAGAAATTTCTCCGCCAATGCGAGCTCTGCCCAGGGCTGGCCGACCTGGGGCGGCTCGCGCCCTTCGCTGATGAATGGCAGCGGGCGCCAGGCGGCGTCCTTCGCGCTCGCAGCGAGCGCCTCGCCCGCCTGAATCAACAAGTCGGTTGTATCCTGGTCCGCCGGCGGGTGTGGGTAAATGGCACCGAGCTCGGCATAAGTTAAGGGCTCGCCGCGCGCTTTTACGGCGGCGATTCGCGAGGTGAATCGATTTTGCAACATAGCCCACGAGAAGATTCCGCCCAACAGCAGGCAGGCCAGGAGCGCGGCGCTGGCTACATAAATACGCCGCCGGTGGTGGTTCATTGATTTCGTAGTGGTTTGTTCAGATTCGACCAATGCCGGTTATTAAGACCTGCGCGGCGGCGTGAGCGCCTCAGATGGACAATTGCATCGAACGGGCACGTGAATTGTATCCGAACCGTGCAAGATCGGGACGGCCGAATCGAGCGTCGTTTCATCTCATCTTGTCCGCGCGAGTTCGCCTCGTGCCGGGATTGTCACGCGTCGACGGCGAAGTGGTCACCTCGACCGTGCGGCGGTATAACAGTTCCGATCGTTCTTAGTTCAAAGAGGATTGGTAATGCCAGGTCGCCTGTCGGTTTTGAGATGGAGCCTTTCGCAACGGTCCGGCATCGCGCTGTCAGTGGCCGTCACGGCACTCCTGGCGCTCTCTGGTTGCGGCGCGAAGCAAGAGCCTGCCGAAAAAGGCGCTACCTCAGACGTCGCGGCCGATGCTACGGTGCGCATTGCCGCGGCCAGTGATCTGCAGTTCGCGCTCAAGGGCCTTGTGGCGAAGTTCAACGATACGCATCCGAAGAAGCGGGTCGAAGCAACGTTCGGTTCGAGCGGCAGCCTGTACGCGCAACTGGCGAACAAGGCGCCGTTTGACATGTTTTTGTCGGCTGACATGAGCTACCCGCGCAAGTTGATCGAGGCGGGACTGGCGGCCAAGGAGTCTGAATTCCTGTACGCCATCGGGCATCTCGTCGTGTGGGTGCCGAGTGCGTCGAAATTGAATCTCGACACCGACGGTATCAAGGCGCTCGCCGATCCTGCGGTGAAGGTGATTGCGATGGCGAACCCCAAGCATGCCCCTTATGGTCGCGTGGCCGAAGAGGCCCTGAAAAGCCAGGGCGTCTATGACGACGTGAAGGATCGGCTAGTGCTGGGTGAGAACGTCTCGCAGACGGCGCATTTCGTGCAATCGGGGGCCGCCGATGCGGGGTTGATTGCCTTATCTCTGGCGCTCGCGCCGGAAATGAAAGCGCGCGGACGGTATTGGTCGGTTCCAACGGACGCGTATTCGCGACTCGAACAAGGGGGCGTGATCATGAACGATGCGAAGGATGCGGCGGCTGCAGGAGAGTTTCGCGGGTTTATGACCGGCGAGGAAGGAAAGACGATCTTGCGGGAATACGGCTTCGCCCTGCCGGGAGAATAACGTTTGGACGCCACCGCCGTTTGGCTTACTTTGAAATTGGCCACGTGTACGACGCTCGTGCTGATGGTGATCGGCCTACCGCTGGCGTATTGGCTGGCCAGCAGCACACGCCGATGGCGGTTTGCCGTGGACGCGGCCGTGGCCCTGCCGCTCTTACTTCCGCCGACGGTGTTGGGATATTACCTGCTGGTGGGCATGGGACCGCACAGTTTACTCGGGCGATGGTATGAAAAACTGGCGGGGCAAACGTTGCCGTTTTCGTTTTTGGGCATTCTCATTGGATCGGTCATTTACAACCTGCCGTTCGCCGTGCGTCCGTTTACGGCGGCGTTCGCCTCGGTCGACCGGCGCTTAATCGAGGCCTCCTGGTGCTTGGGAGTGTCGCGCGGCGAGACGTTCCGCCGCGTGACCGTACCCTTGTGCTGGCCGGGCATTCTCACCGGCATGGTGCTGGCCTTTGCGCACACGGTCGGCGAGTTTGGCGTCGTGCTGATGATCGGGGGTAACCGGCCGGGGGTAACTCGGACGATTTCGGTGGCGATCTATGATGACGTGCAAGCTCTGAATTACGCTGCCGCCGCAAACAGCGCCGCGGTGCTGTTGATCTTTGCCTTTACGGCATTGTGCGTTACCTACGCGCTCTCGCGGCGGACGATGCCGCTATGAGCTGGCAGTTGGCGGCCGATTTTGAAATGCGCTTTGACCGCGGGCCCACGATCCACGGCCAGTTGCACTTGCCGGTCGAAGGAGCGGGCGTCACGGTTCTGTTCGGCCCGTCGGGCTGTGGTAAGACGACCATCCTGCGAGCGCTCGCCGGACTCGCGCGACCGGCAAGCGGTCGCATCACGTTCGGTGAGGAATTGTGGTTCGACGCGGCGTCGAAGGTTTCACGCTCGCCCCAAGAACGCGGCGTCGGTTTCCTGTTTCAGCACTACGCGCTGTTTCCGCATCTCACGGTCAGTGAAAACGTAGCGTACGGGCTGCCGCAACGTAGGAGCGATTTGGCGCGCTCGCGCTCCATGAATGTCCTGACCCGACTGCGCATTGC encodes:
- a CDS encoding Nif11-like leader peptide family natural product precursor, coding for MTTVTKMNPVEAFLKKVREDGQIRSQIEMLTTKNKQLAIQEIVRIANKLNFKFNAKQYEEYALMLCSRNAKTNCPISDEELIRVACGNC
- the modA gene encoding molybdate ABC transporter substrate-binding protein encodes the protein MPGRLSVLRWSLSQRSGIALSVAVTALLALSGCGAKQEPAEKGATSDVAADATVRIAAASDLQFALKGLVAKFNDTHPKKRVEATFGSSGSLYAQLANKAPFDMFLSADMSYPRKLIEAGLAAKESEFLYAIGHLVVWVPSASKLNLDTDGIKALADPAVKVIAMANPKHAPYGRVAEEALKSQGVYDDVKDRLVLGENVSQTAHFVQSGAADAGLIALSLALAPEMKARGRYWSVPTDAYSRLEQGGVIMNDAKDAAAAGEFRGFMTGEEGKTILREYGFALPGE
- the modB gene encoding molybdate ABC transporter permease subunit, which gives rise to MDATAVWLTLKLATCTTLVLMVIGLPLAYWLASSTRRWRFAVDAAVALPLLLPPTVLGYYLLVGMGPHSLLGRWYEKLAGQTLPFSFLGILIGSVIYNLPFAVRPFTAAFASVDRRLIEASWCLGVSRGETFRRVTVPLCWPGILTGMVLAFAHTVGEFGVVLMIGGNRPGVTRTISVAIYDDVQALNYAAAANSAAVLLIFAFTALCVTYALSRRTMPL